The following DNA comes from Chryseobacterium gallinarum.
GGAATAATTTTCATGTTCAAGCGCCTGGCAGTGGAAACCGAAACAGTAGAAATATTAGCTCCCGTATCAAAAATAAAGTTCATAGCGTCCTCTCCTACCTTTATTTTCAGATTTTTTAATCCGGCTACATCTTTTTCCATCTTAATGCGGATTCCTCCATTAATGGAAATTCTCTGACGCGGTTCATTTTCAAGCGCAGTCCAGATTTTAAGGTTATTTTTCAGGTCCTTTACCTCTCCTTCCGAAAGCAGATTGCTATACCGGCTAAGGACAGTCTTTACCGCATTTTTTGCCCCGGAATAATCATATTGCTTCATGCAGTTGTCTTCCTTTATATGCCATATTTTAAGCATCAATGAATCCGGCAGTACCACTTTTGACTTTTCCAGTTGTAAAATTTTATCATTGGATAATTCAGGTTTGTTAAAAGCATTATCAAGTATTGCTTCAGTAAAATACTGATATTCCGTAGTAAGGCCTTGCCGGGATCCGGCAAAAAGATCACGGGCTTTGAAAAAATTCTTTTGCTTTATCTGGTGGTATATATTGCCAAATGCTGCATTACGGGCCTGTCCGGAGCCGGTAACCGTTACCAGCATCATCATAAATAGCACAATGGCGTTTAGCGTTTTCTTCATCAAAAATGATCCTGCATTCAGATGTTTTATGTTACCTTTAATAATTTCAGTACGGGAGTTCTTCATAGGTATATTATTAGTGGCCCGGATTTTAAACCGTTTTAGCCGCTAATTTATTAAATCTGACAGGATAAGGAAATAAAACCGGGGTTTAAAATGATATTATTACTGTAATTATCTGCCTGTTTTTTTAAATTCATCAAGTTTCCGCTTCATCAGCTCTATTTCTTTAGCCTGCGATTCAAGGATATTCTTTTGCAGTTCTATCAATTC
Coding sequences within:
- a CDS encoding retropepsin-like aspartic protease; translated protein: MKNSRTEIIKGNIKHLNAGSFLMKKTLNAIVLFMMMLVTVTGSGQARNAAFGNIYHQIKQKNFFKARDLFAGSRQGLTTEYQYFTEAILDNAFNKPELSNDKILQLEKSKVVLPDSLMLKIWHIKEDNCMKQYDYSGAKNAVKTVLSRYSNLLSEGEVKDLKNNLKIWTALENEPRQRISINGGIRIKMEKDVAGLKNLKIKVGEDAMNFIFDTGANISTVSVSTARRLNMKIIPAGIDVDAITGISVKADLAVCKKLVLGNAVIENAVFLVFADNALSFPQINYQINGILGFPVIEALKEVQITRDDYFTVPENETKINTPANMAIDGLSPLVFIDGMHFTFDTGADHTILYAPFYEENKKEIDKKYKITKIGMGGAGGKIEHEGFKVDHTFHILGKQVPLKDISLLKTRINKETVYGNIGQDVIRQFNTMTLNFEQMFIKFD